A genomic window from Thunnus thynnus chromosome 12, fThuThy2.1, whole genome shotgun sequence includes:
- the LOC137194772 gene encoding verrucotoxin subunit beta-like: MDADATGTMEVAALGRPFSLGMLYDCRKDSLIPGMTFWDEDDLTNNIRERPQCYNSFNIVASESIADKSSALNVEASLKASFCSGLVEVEGSAKYLNDSKTSKHQARVTLKYQATTKMEQLSMNHLGRDNVKHPYVFDKGIATHVVTGILYGAQAFFVFDREVSDEESHQDIHGNMKVMIKKIPTITVGGEGSVQMETKDIEKVEKFSCKFHGDFLLKKTPTSFQDAIQVYQSLPQLLGTNGENAVPMKVWLMPLVSLDSSAAKLVRQISISLVQKTQSVLEDFTELEMRCNDAMRTTTAQQFPQIGKKLKIFAEFCSEYKLEFQQNLANKLPSIRGGGEEEAVLAEILKKRHSSPFNNTSLNEWMDCKEREMRRLKIFTNMMKNTKIVPSENVLDEEILCAEHAVCFVFTSLGSAEPYLSALSNYLEETFKPDKPQYPQTDDVEKEQWYASKEVSDAMRHKAKLFSDFAEANKEKKNIKFLTVGLTNETQRGSSIYVYEDGFSVSENFELPSKPETVTAGDVTHNSVTLKICPPRFGGENITSYSVEYCVSGEDGWQQKPAPKAEEVTVSGLTPNTEYMFRCRAVTSVGVGPAGEVSGLIKTLPCSPPGKPQDETTSGGESSVDATEDQQPTTTEQPAVYNNNELVRIVMVGKTGVGKSATGNTILGQKCFKSDFSFTSLTKVCQKAVGEVDGQKVAIIDTPGLFDTKDTEEKTLKVIGQCITYASPGPHIFLVVIRLGRFTEEERKTVQKIQEIFGEEADKYSMVLFTHGDQLKGKPVEELLKDDKDLQDFVSRCNGQYHVFNNELKDRSQVSELLEKIRIINVQNGGSYYTTEMFQKTEKAIEEEKQRILEEKEEQILKEQEKLRKEIEKKYEKQLRKVKGDMKREAKLKEECEKEIKEKMRIQKKIQELQARMKAENTDWVTKVVISFYLSFMRQRVMVM; the protein is encoded by the exons ATGGACGCTGACGCCACGGGGACGATGGAGGTGGCGGCGCTCGGCCGGCCTTTCAGCCTCGGGATGCTGTATGACTGCCGCAAAGACTCACTCATCCCTG GCATGACATTCTGGGATGAAGATGACCTGACAAATAATATACGAGAAAGACCACAGTGCTACAACAGTTTTAACATAGTTGCATCTGAATCAATTGCAGATAAATCTTCAGCATTAAATGTTGAAGCATCACTGAAGGCAAGTTTCTGTAGTGGACTAGTAGAGGTTGAAGGATCTGCCAAATACCTGAATGATAGTAAAACATCCAAACATCAGGCCAGAGTAACACTGAAGTACCAAGCAACCACAAAGATGGAGCAACTGTCAATGAATCATCTTGGAAGAGACAATGTGAAGCATCCGTATGTCTTTGATAAAGGAATAGCAACACATGTAGTCACAGGTATCCTTTATGGGGCACAAGCCTTCTTTGTCTTTGACCGTGAGGTGTCTGATGAAGAAAGTCATCAAGACATTCATGGCAACATGAAGGTGATGATCAAGAAAATCCCCACCATCACAGTAGGGGGGGAAGGTTCTGTCCAAATGGAAACCAAGGACATTGAAAAGGTGGAGAAGTTCTCCTGCAAATTCCATGGAGACtttttactgaagaaaactcCAACATCCTTTCAGGATGCCATACAAGTCTACCAAAGCCTACCACAATTACTGGGAACCAATGGAGAAAATGCTGTACCAATGAAGGTCTGGCTGATGCCACTTGTGAGTTTAGATTCATCTGCTGCTAAACTCGTCCGTCAGATAAGTATAAGTTTAGTGCAGAAAACTCAGAGTGTCCTGGAGGACTTCACTGAGCTGGAAATGAGGTGCAATGATGCAATGAGAACCACCACTGCACAGCAGTTCCCACAGATTggtaaaaaacttaaaatatttgcagaatTTTGCTCCGAGTACAAACTGGAATTCCAACAAAATTTGGCAAATAAACTTCCATCAATccggggaggaggggaagaggaggctGTGCTTGCAGAGATCCTGAAGAAGAGACATTCTTCTCCTTTCAACAACACAAGCCTGAACGAGTGGATGGActgtaaagagagagaaatgcgCAGGTTAAAAATTTTCAccaacatgatgaaaaacaccAAGATTGTCCCATCTGAAAATGTGCTTGATGAAGAAATTCTCTGTGCAGaacatgctgtgtgttttgttttcacctcaCTGGGAAGTGCTGAACCGTATCTCTCAGCTTTATCAAACTACTTGGAAGAAACATTTAAACCAGACAAACCACAATATCCACAGACTGACGATGTAGAGAAGGAACAATGGTACGCCTCAAAAGAAGTATCAGATGCAATGAGGCATAAAGCAAAGCTATTCAGTGATTTTGCAGAGGCcaacaaggagaagaagaacataAAGTTCCTGACAGTAGGTTTAAcaaatgagacacagagaggttCAAGCATCTACGTTTATGAGGATGGTTTTTCTGTCAGTGAGAACTTTGAGCTGCCTTCAAAGCCTGAAACAGTGACAGCAGGTGATGTAACCCACAACAGTGTGACACTGAAGATTTGTCCACCAAGATTTGGAGGAGAGAACATCACCTCCTACTCTGTAGAGTACTGTGTCAGTGGAGAGGACGGATGGCAACAAAAACCAGCACCAAAGGCTGAAGAAGTGACAGTGAGCGGCCTGACTCCTAACACAGAGTACATGTTCAGATGCAGAGCAGTGACCTCAGTAGGTGTTGGGCCAGCCGGTGAAGTCAGCGGTCTCATTAAAACCTTACCCTGCAGCCCTCCTGGAAAACCTCAAGATGAAACAACCTCAG gtggagagagCAGTGTTGATGCCACAGAAGACCAGCAGCCCACTACTACAGAGCAACCTGCAG tctacaACAATAATGAGCTGGTCAGGATTGTGATGGTGGGGAAGACTGGAGTTGGCAAAAGTGCCACAGGAAACACCATTCTGGGACAAAAGTGTTTTAAATCAGACTTCAGCTTCACATCTTTGACTAAAGTCTGTCAAAAGGCTGTTGGTGAGGTTGATGGACAAAAGGTTGCTATTATCGACACTCCAGGCCTGTTTGACACCAAGGacactgaagaaaaaacattaaaagttatTGGCCAGTGCATTACTTATGCTTCTCCTGGACCTCATATCTTCCTGGTTGTCATCAGACTGGGCAGattcacagaggaagaaaggaagacGGTGCAGAAGATTCAGGAAATCTTTGGTGAGGAAGCTGACAAATACAGCATGGTTCTCTTTACCCATGGTGACCAGCTGAAAGGGAAACCTGTTGAGGAGTTGTTGAAGGACGACAAAGACCTGCAGGACTTTGTGTCCAGATGTAACGGCCAGTACCACGTGTTCAATAATGAGCTGAAGGATCGTTCTCAGGTCAGTGAGCTGCTTGAGAAGATAAGAATTATAAATGTGCAGAATGGAGGAAGCTACTACACCACTGAAATGTTccaaaagacagagaaagcgatagaagaggagaaacaacGAATtctggaagagaaagaagagcaaaTACTCAAAGAGCAGGAGAAACTGAGGaaggaaatagagaaaaagtatgaaaaacagCTGAGAAAAGTGAAGGGTGACATGAAGAGGGAGGCTAAATTAAAGGAAGaatgtgaaaaagaaatcaaagagaaaatgagaatacagaaaaaaatacaagaactTCAGGCCAGAATGAAAGCCGAGAACACCGATTGGGTCACCAAAGTGGTTATTTCATTTTACCTCTCTTTTATGAGACAGAGAGTCATGGTGATGTAA
- the LOC137194761 gene encoding uncharacterized protein isoform X2 has product MDADATGTMEVAALGRPFSLGMLYDCRKDSLIPGMTLWDLKDLKNDIQERPQHCNDFQIVASESIADKSSALNVEASLKASFLGGLVKVGGSAKYLNDSKTSKHQARVTLKYHATTKVEQLSMNHLGRDNVKHPDVFDKGIASHVVTAILYGAQAFFVFDREVSDEESHQDIHGNMKVMIKKIPTITIGGEGSVQMETKDIERVEKFSCKFHGDFLLKKTPTSFQDAVQVYQSLPQLLGTNGENAVPMKVWLMPLVSLDPSAAKLVRQISISLVQKSQSVLEDFTELEMRCNDAMRTTTAQQFPQIGKKLKTFAEFCSEYKLEFQQTLAKKLPSIRGGGEEEAVLAEILKKRHSSPFNNTSLNEWMQCKEKEMRRLKMFTNMMKNTMIVPSENVLDEEILCAEHAVCFVFTSLGRAEPYLSALSNYLEETSKPDKPQGVHCHDIEKEQWYASKEVSDAMRNKVKLFSDFAEANKEKKNIKFLTVGLTNETQKGSSIYVYEDGFSVSENFEPPSKPETVTAGDVTHNSVTLKICPPRFGAENITSYSVEYCVSGEDGWQQKPAPKDEEVTVSGLTPNTEYMFRCRAVTSVGVGPAGEVSGLIKTLPCSPPGKPQVETNSSEISGIISGLQSETEYAVRVRCDCGGAGRSKESITLSVCTTKFTRLAETLMRTSESINSGSPSLYKLPLKEEDMNIDGCRRYNFGKESKRQNRTIMLFGATGSGKSTLINGMINYVVGVEWKDNFRFKLSDEDQSKSQAERQTSEVTVYKINHQDGFKTPFSLTIVDTPGFGDARGIERDNEITEQLCNRFSAELGVSEIDAVCFVVPAALTRLTPSQYYMFDSVLSIFGKDVAENIRVLVTFADSQRPPVLEAINASGVPCPKTKDGLPAHFKFNNSVLFADNKSSAANGMDGNDEDEGFDQMFWNMGTQSMKRFFAALNVIDTKSLTMTKEVLRESVDMTKLLEALFKIANELDGNAELQSLINSHSRPQSVRERLFWIVSAALRGLGR; this is encoded by the exons ATGGACGCTGACGCCACGGGGACGATGGAGGTGGCGGCGCTCGGCCGGCCTTTCAGCCTCGGGATGCTGTATGACTGCCGCAAAGACTCACTCATCCCTG GCATGACATTGTGGGACCTTAAAGATCTGAAAAATGATATACAAGAAAGACCACAGCACTGCAACGATTTTCAGATAGTTGCATCTGAATCAATTGCAGATAAATCTTCAGCATTAAATGTGGAAGCATCCCTGAAGGCTAGTTTCCTTGGTGGATTAGTAAAGGTTGGAGGATCTGCCAAATACCTGAATGATAGTAAAACATCCAAACATCAGGCCAGAGTAACACTGAAGTACCATGCAACCACGAAGGTGGAGCAACTGTCAATGAATCATCTTGGAAGAGACAATGTGAAGCATCCGGATGTCTTTGATAAAGGAATAGCATCACATGTAGTCACAGCTATCCTTTATGGGGCACAAGCCTTCTTTGTCTTTGACCGTGAGGTGTCTGATGAAGAAAGTCATCAAGACATTCATGGCAACATGAAGGTGATGATCAAGAAAATCCCCACCATCACAATAGGGGGGGAAGGTTCTGTCCAAATGGAAACCAAGGACATTGAAAGAGTGGAGAAGTTCTCCTGCAAATTCCATGGAGACtttttactgaagaaaactcCAACATCCTTTCAGGATGCCGTACAAGTCTACCAAAGCCTGCCACAATTACTGGGAACCAATGGAGAAAATGCTGTACCAATGAAGGTCTGGCTGATGCCACTTGTGAGTTTAGATCCATCTGCTGCTAAACTCGTCCGTCAGATAAGTATAAGTTTAGTGCAGAAATCCCAGAGTGTCCTGGAGGACTTCACTGAGCTGGAAATGAGGTGCAATGATGCAATGAGAACCACCACTGCACAGCAGTTCCCACAGATTggtaaaaaacttaaaacatttgcagaatTTTGCTCCGAGTACAAACTGGAATTCCAACAAACTCTGGCAAAGAAACTTCCATCAAtcaggggaggaggggaagaggaggctGTGCTTGCAGAGATTCTGAAGAAGAGACATTCTTCTCCTTTCAACAACACAAGCCTGAACGAGTGGATGCAATGTAAAGAGAAGGAAATGCGCAGGTTAAAAATGTTCAccaacatgatgaaaaacaccatgATTGTCCCATCTGAAAATGTGCTTGATGAAGAAATTCTCTGTGCAGaacatgctgtgtgttttgttttcacctcaCTGGGAAGAGCTGAACCGTATCTCTCAGCTTTATCAAACTACTTGGAAGAAACATCCAAACCAGACAAACCTCAAGGTGTACACTGTCATGATATAGAGAAGGAACAATGGTACGCCTCAAAAGAAGTATCAGATGCAATGAGGAACAAAGTAAAGCTATTTAGTGATTTTGCAGAGGCcaacaaggagaagaagaacattAAGTTCCTGACAGTAGGTTTAACAAATGAGACACAGAAAGGTTCAAGCATCTACGTTTATGAGGATGGTTTTTCTGTCAGTGAGAACTTTGAGCCGCCTTCAAAGCCTGAAACAGTGACAGCAGGTGATGTAACCCACAACAGTGTGACACTGAAGATTTGTCCACCAAGATTTGGAGCAGAGAACATCACCTCCTACTCTGTAGAGTACTGTGTCagtggagaggatggatggCAACAAAAACCAGCACCAAAGGATGAAGAAGTGACAGTGAGCGGTCTGACTCCTAACACAGAGTACATGTTCAGATGCAGAGCAGTGACCTCAGTAGGTGTTGGGCCAGCTGGTGAAGTCAGCGGTCTCATTAAAACCTTACCTTGCAGCCCTCCTGGAAAACCTCAAGTTGAAACAAACTCAAGTGAGATATCA GGGATAATTTCAGGTCTTCAGTCAGAGACAGAATATGCTGTCAGGGTCAGATGTGACTGTGGTGGAGCAGGCAGAAGCAAAGAAAGCATCACTTTGAGTGTCTGCACAACAAAATTTACGCGACTTGCAGAAACTCTCATGCGTACAAGTGAAAGCATAAATTCTGGATCCCCCTCACTTTACAAACTGCCTCTGAAAGAAGAAGATATGAACATAGATGGTTGCCGGAGGTATAATTTCGGTAAAGAAAGCAAGAGGCAAAATCGCACAATTATGCTTTTTGGAGCGACGGGATCAGGAAAGTCCACTCTCATCAATGGAATGATCAACTACGTTGTTGGTGTAGAGTGGAAGGACAATTTCAGATTTAAATTAAGTGATGAGGATCAGTCCAAATCACAAGCTGAGAGACAGACCTCTGAAGTCACTGTGTACAAAATCAACCACCAAGACGGGTTTAAAACCCCCTTCTCTCTGACCATTGTGGACACTCCAGGCTTTGGAGATGCAAGAGGCATAGAGAGAGACAACGAGATCACAGAGCAGCTATGTAATCGCTTCTCTGCTGAGCTTGGTGTCAGTGAAATTGATGCTGTGTGTTTCGTAGTTCCAGCTGCGTTAACACGACTCACACCATCACAGTACTATATGTTTGATTCTGTGCTTTCAATCTTTGGCAAAGATGTGGCAGAAAACATCAGGGTTCTGGTGACATTTGCAGACAGCCAACGTCCACCAGTTCTAGAGGCAATCAATGCTTCAGGTGTCCCATGTCCTAAAACAAAAGACGGGCTGCCAGCTCACTTCAAATTCAATAACTCAGTGTTATTTGCAGACAACAAATCATCTGCAGCAAACGGCATGGATGGAAATGACGAAGATGAAGGCTTTGATCAGATGTTTTGGAACATGGGGACACAAAGCATGAAGAGGTTTTTTGCTGCTCTGAATGTCATAGACACCAAAAGCTTGACAATGACAAAGGAGGTCCTCAGAGAAAGTGTAGACATGACGAAACTGCTAGAGGCCTTATTTAAAATAGCGAATGAGCTAGATGGAAATGCTGAGCTTCAGTCATTAATCAATTCACATTCTAGACCTCAGTCTGTAAGAGAGAGGCTGTTCTGGATCGTGTCAGCTGCCCTTAGAGGATTAGGGAGATAG
- the LOC137194761 gene encoding uncharacterized protein isoform X1, whose translation MDADATGTMEVAALGRPFSLGMLYDCRKDSLIPGMTLWDLKDLKNDIQERPQHCNDFQIVASESIADKSSALNVEASLKASFLGGLVKVGGSAKYLNDSKTSKHQARVTLKYHATTKVEQLSMNHLGRDNVKHPDVFDKGIASHVVTAILYGAQAFFVFDREVSDEESHQDIHGNMKVMIKKIPTITIGGEGSVQMETKDIERVEKFSCKFHGDFLLKKTPTSFQDAVQVYQSLPQLLGTNGENAVPMKVWLMPLVSLDPSAAKLVRQISISLVQKSQSVLEDFTELEMRCNDAMRTTTAQQFPQIGKKLKTFAEFCSEYKLEFQQTLAKKLPSIRGGGEEEAVLAEILKKRHSSPFNNTSLNEWMQCKEKEMRRLKMFTNMMKNTMIVPSENVLDEEILCAEHAVCFVFTSLGRAEPYLSALSNYLEETSKPDKPQGVHCHDIEKEQWYASKEVSDAMRNKVKLFSDFAEANKEKKNIKFLTVGLTNETQKGSSIYVYEDGFSVSENFEPPSKPETVTAGDVTHNSVTLKICPPRFGAENITSYSVEYCVSGEDGWQQKPAPKDEEVTVSGLTPNTEYMFRCRAVTSVGVGPAGEVSGLIKTLPCSPPGKPQVETNSSEISVSWEKPAEIGQDAHILNYIMEYAQTDKEVKDEDLQWNQMVSRAEKGIISGLQSETEYAVRVRCDCGGAGRSKESITLSVCTTKFTRLAETLMRTSESINSGSPSLYKLPLKEEDMNIDGCRRYNFGKESKRQNRTIMLFGATGSGKSTLINGMINYVVGVEWKDNFRFKLSDEDQSKSQAERQTSEVTVYKINHQDGFKTPFSLTIVDTPGFGDARGIERDNEITEQLCNRFSAELGVSEIDAVCFVVPAALTRLTPSQYYMFDSVLSIFGKDVAENIRVLVTFADSQRPPVLEAINASGVPCPKTKDGLPAHFKFNNSVLFADNKSSAANGMDGNDEDEGFDQMFWNMGTQSMKRFFAALNVIDTKSLTMTKEVLRESVDMTKLLEALFKIANELDGNAELQSLINSHSRPQSVRERLFWIVSAALRGLGR comes from the exons ATGGACGCTGACGCCACGGGGACGATGGAGGTGGCGGCGCTCGGCCGGCCTTTCAGCCTCGGGATGCTGTATGACTGCCGCAAAGACTCACTCATCCCTG GCATGACATTGTGGGACCTTAAAGATCTGAAAAATGATATACAAGAAAGACCACAGCACTGCAACGATTTTCAGATAGTTGCATCTGAATCAATTGCAGATAAATCTTCAGCATTAAATGTGGAAGCATCCCTGAAGGCTAGTTTCCTTGGTGGATTAGTAAAGGTTGGAGGATCTGCCAAATACCTGAATGATAGTAAAACATCCAAACATCAGGCCAGAGTAACACTGAAGTACCATGCAACCACGAAGGTGGAGCAACTGTCAATGAATCATCTTGGAAGAGACAATGTGAAGCATCCGGATGTCTTTGATAAAGGAATAGCATCACATGTAGTCACAGCTATCCTTTATGGGGCACAAGCCTTCTTTGTCTTTGACCGTGAGGTGTCTGATGAAGAAAGTCATCAAGACATTCATGGCAACATGAAGGTGATGATCAAGAAAATCCCCACCATCACAATAGGGGGGGAAGGTTCTGTCCAAATGGAAACCAAGGACATTGAAAGAGTGGAGAAGTTCTCCTGCAAATTCCATGGAGACtttttactgaagaaaactcCAACATCCTTTCAGGATGCCGTACAAGTCTACCAAAGCCTGCCACAATTACTGGGAACCAATGGAGAAAATGCTGTACCAATGAAGGTCTGGCTGATGCCACTTGTGAGTTTAGATCCATCTGCTGCTAAACTCGTCCGTCAGATAAGTATAAGTTTAGTGCAGAAATCCCAGAGTGTCCTGGAGGACTTCACTGAGCTGGAAATGAGGTGCAATGATGCAATGAGAACCACCACTGCACAGCAGTTCCCACAGATTggtaaaaaacttaaaacatttgcagaatTTTGCTCCGAGTACAAACTGGAATTCCAACAAACTCTGGCAAAGAAACTTCCATCAAtcaggggaggaggggaagaggaggctGTGCTTGCAGAGATTCTGAAGAAGAGACATTCTTCTCCTTTCAACAACACAAGCCTGAACGAGTGGATGCAATGTAAAGAGAAGGAAATGCGCAGGTTAAAAATGTTCAccaacatgatgaaaaacaccatgATTGTCCCATCTGAAAATGTGCTTGATGAAGAAATTCTCTGTGCAGaacatgctgtgtgttttgttttcacctcaCTGGGAAGAGCTGAACCGTATCTCTCAGCTTTATCAAACTACTTGGAAGAAACATCCAAACCAGACAAACCTCAAGGTGTACACTGTCATGATATAGAGAAGGAACAATGGTACGCCTCAAAAGAAGTATCAGATGCAATGAGGAACAAAGTAAAGCTATTTAGTGATTTTGCAGAGGCcaacaaggagaagaagaacattAAGTTCCTGACAGTAGGTTTAACAAATGAGACACAGAAAGGTTCAAGCATCTACGTTTATGAGGATGGTTTTTCTGTCAGTGAGAACTTTGAGCCGCCTTCAAAGCCTGAAACAGTGACAGCAGGTGATGTAACCCACAACAGTGTGACACTGAAGATTTGTCCACCAAGATTTGGAGCAGAGAACATCACCTCCTACTCTGTAGAGTACTGTGTCagtggagaggatggatggCAACAAAAACCAGCACCAAAGGATGAAGAAGTGACAGTGAGCGGTCTGACTCCTAACACAGAGTACATGTTCAGATGCAGAGCAGTGACCTCAGTAGGTGTTGGGCCAGCTGGTGAAGTCAGCGGTCTCATTAAAACCTTACCTTGCAGCCCTCCTGGAAAACCTCAAGTTGAAACAAACTCAAGTGAGATATCAGTTAGCTGGGAGAAACCTGCTGAGATTGGACAAGATGCCCACATTTTGAACTACATCATGGAGTACGCTCAAACAGACAAAGAGGTGAAAGATGAAGATCTTCAGTGGAACCAAATGGTGTCAAGAGCTGAAAAGGGGATAATTTCAGGTCTTCAGTCAGAGACAGAATATGCTGTCAGGGTCAGATGTGACTGTGGTGGAGCAGGCAGAAGCAAAGAAAGCATCACTTTGAGTGTCTGCACAACAAAATTTACGCGACTTGCAGAAACTCTCATGCGTACAAGTGAAAGCATAAATTCTGGATCCCCCTCACTTTACAAACTGCCTCTGAAAGAAGAAGATATGAACATAGATGGTTGCCGGAGGTATAATTTCGGTAAAGAAAGCAAGAGGCAAAATCGCACAATTATGCTTTTTGGAGCGACGGGATCAGGAAAGTCCACTCTCATCAATGGAATGATCAACTACGTTGTTGGTGTAGAGTGGAAGGACAATTTCAGATTTAAATTAAGTGATGAGGATCAGTCCAAATCACAAGCTGAGAGACAGACCTCTGAAGTCACTGTGTACAAAATCAACCACCAAGACGGGTTTAAAACCCCCTTCTCTCTGACCATTGTGGACACTCCAGGCTTTGGAGATGCAAGAGGCATAGAGAGAGACAACGAGATCACAGAGCAGCTATGTAATCGCTTCTCTGCTGAGCTTGGTGTCAGTGAAATTGATGCTGTGTGTTTCGTAGTTCCAGCTGCGTTAACACGACTCACACCATCACAGTACTATATGTTTGATTCTGTGCTTTCAATCTTTGGCAAAGATGTGGCAGAAAACATCAGGGTTCTGGTGACATTTGCAGACAGCCAACGTCCACCAGTTCTAGAGGCAATCAATGCTTCAGGTGTCCCATGTCCTAAAACAAAAGACGGGCTGCCAGCTCACTTCAAATTCAATAACTCAGTGTTATTTGCAGACAACAAATCATCTGCAGCAAACGGCATGGATGGAAATGACGAAGATGAAGGCTTTGATCAGATGTTTTGGAACATGGGGACACAAAGCATGAAGAGGTTTTTTGCTGCTCTGAATGTCATAGACACCAAAAGCTTGACAATGACAAAGGAGGTCCTCAGAGAAAGTGTAGACATGACGAAACTGCTAGAGGCCTTATTTAAAATAGCGAATGAGCTAGATGGAAATGCTGAGCTTCAGTCATTAATCAATTCACATTCTAGACCTCAGTCTGTAAGAGAGAGGCTGTTCTGGATCGTGTCAGCTGCCCTTAGAGGATTAGGGAGATAG